From Oncorhynchus mykiss isolate Arlee chromosome 6, USDA_OmykA_1.1, whole genome shotgun sequence, the proteins below share one genomic window:
- the LOC110526951 gene encoding uncharacterized protein LOC110526951, translating to MLRYSSPGSVTTTEDSPEQPSERRIRRLRLTLHTGDNGQNETKKPTSDTQEEKVVNGTWKKKNTLIQRERPAGSESPVQHLSAATNGELETSLQRQHGPKVHGVLQGTGSDRQQEVMACEWSVNHLRDEMSYIKEVRDSLEKVRERMYGQFGGMQHSMQKLSQDIRTANSQRKTLEKEVRVRTAAMDNFDQMNSSLISANIDLQKSLLESCHNRVDSRDEMKSLRSSFQQAEERLKEREKQLELAQAENHTLKLKVESSQEANSHAVQEMTARLQRQYEERLQEEQRKHREEIEKLQAQIDQYIRRLEEAEKNAKIAEAKIAERDQRISEVERLLDCMGQEKGHLQKKLQECEQRLRLMEVTYKTDATVAKSSQKLEEEAGELRERIKHLNDMVFCQQRKVKGMIEEVESLRAKVAQKDMFISELLDRIAIVDCENNELEDKLKYFMSVQSVPREVVQTREIGVGCDLLPRLEIQGYEIETNVQPPAAHYQPRQTPIHPSSTEYLGQSRTFRSGLPPPSRLESSLLRYTPPEYSSYLSTNSSRSFGTLTSPTLSTSGPLSPDQSSTEEPASVPITDKASSPETDISAPSCSRPRSSPSKIYTPFMKLMEITAKINIEFEQFGKLIWAGFRLVATSLLTMSSSSWAAPSERQGQVGDLKTKSKEELVELLSRQDKLLSNKRFIQTLPDKGKKISDFAERICLALAHNEEEERKQDMLSSVRTELQSKYQQALTQSPRGSQNKPGTSQHRRQAGDTAPGNVQELDVSPLSPNVQESKTVDTLKEDSVSKISAAGTMNMAQAGDDAEVSPDSDRTKESDLAEALQRVTLSDHSTGSSGSLKDTFNRPATGNPFLGRQPQKKPHYIEVLERTEKDPVTRRQKYKPNQFAHNTDGSPSGSLSPNQSPGGLLPSPVLSVEARRERDRKHIDDITAARLPLLHYGPAQLLTLEQSADLLREQTRKHQELQAKLAAQKLSEALRFSTGSYVVEGGSLGTYREVHDDGAQLSSEED from the exons ATGCTACGCTACAGCTCACCAGGATCGGTCACCACCACCGAGGACAGTCCAGAGCAGCCCAGTGAG AGGAGGATCCGGCGACTCAGACTAACTCTTCATACAGGAGACAATGGACAGAATGAGACCAAGAAACCAACCTCAGACACA CAAGAGGAGAAGGTTGTCAACGGAACATGGAAGAAGAAGAACACACTcatccagagagagaggccagctggCAGTGAGTCACCTGTACAG CACCTCAGTGCAGCGACCAATGGGGAGCTAGAGACGTCGCTGCAGCGGCAGCACGGGCCCAAGGTGCACGGTGTGTTGCAGGGGACAGGCTCGGATAGACAGCAGGAAGTGATGGCGTGCGAGTGGTCTGTCAATCACCTGAGGGATGAGATGAGTTACATCAAGGAG GTGCGAGATTCCCTGGAGAAGGTCAGAGAGCGGATGTACGGCCAGTTTGGAGGAATGCAACATTCGATGCAGAAACTATCACAAGACATCAGG ACTGCCAACTCCCAGAGGAAGACTCTGGAGAAAGAGGTGAGGGTTCGGACTGCAGCCATGGACAACTTTGACCAGATGAACAGCTCCCTCATATCTGCCAACATCGACCTCCAG AAATCTCTACTAGAGAGCTGTCACAATCGTGTGGACTCCCGGGATGAGATGAAGAGCCTGAGAAGCTCCTTTCAGCAGGCTGAGGAGaggctgaaggagagggagaagcagcTGGAACTTGCCCAGGCTGAGAACCACACACTCAAACTGAAG GTGGAGTCGTCTCAGGAGGCCAACAGCCATGCAGTGCAGGAGATGACAGCGAGGCTACAGAGACAGTATGAGGAGAGACTTCAGGAGGAGCAGAggaaacacagagaggagatagagaagcTACAG GCCCAAATTGATCAGTATATTAGGCGATTAGAGGAGGCAGAGAAGAATGCTAAGATTGCGGAGGCCAAGATCGCTGAAAGGGACCAGAGGATCAGTGAGGTGGAGCGCCTGCTGGACTGTATGGGACAG GAAAAGGGCCATCTTCAGAAGAAACTGCAGGAATGTGAACAGCGTCTACGCTTGATGGAGGTGACATACAAAACAGATGCAACTGTAGCAAAGAG TTCTCAAAAGTTggaagaggaggcaggggagcTTCGTGAGAGAATCAAACACCTGAATGACATGGTGTTCTGTCAGCAGAGGAAGGTCAAAGGCATGATAGAGGAG GTTGAATCATTACGAGCTAAAGTGGCACAGAAGGACATGTTCATCTCAGAGCTTCTGGACAGAATTGCTATTGTGGACTGTGAG AATAATGAGTTAGAAGACAAGCTGAAGTATTTTATGTCTGTACAGAGTGTGCCAAGGGAAGTTGTGCAAACCAGAGAGATAGGAGTGGGCTGTGATCTGCTCCCCAG ACTTGAAATACAAGGGTATGAGATTGAAACTAATGTCCAACCTCCAGCAGCACATTACCAACCCAGACAAACCCCAATCCATCCCTCTTCTACAGAATACCTAGGACAGTCTAGGACATTCAGATCAGGTCTACCGCCACCCAGCAGACTGGAGTCTAGTTTACTGAGATACACTCCTCCTGAGTACAGCAGTTATCTGTCAACCAACTCCTCAAGATCCTTTGGAACACTAACCAGTCCAACGCTGTCTACGTCTGGCCCTCTAAGCCCTGATCAGTCCAGTACAGAAGAGCCTGCCTCAGTTCCAATCACAGATAAAGCCTCAAGTCCAGAGACGGACATTTCAGCCCCATCCTGTTCTCGACCAAGATCAAGCCCATCCAAAATCTACACACCTTTCATGAAACTTATGGAGATAACAGCAAAGATTAACATTGA ATTTGAGCAATTCGGTAAGCTTATTTGGGCGGGTTTTAGACTAGTAGCTACTAGCTTGCTAACAATGTCCTCGTCATCGTGGGCAGCTCCATCAGAACGCCAGGGGCAAGTGGGGGATCTCAAAACCAAGAGCAAAGAAGAACTTGTTGAATTACTGTCACGCCAAGATAAATTATTATCTAACAA GAGGTTTATACAGACCCTTCCAGACAAAGGGAAGAAGATCTCAGACTTTGCAGAGAGAATATGCCTTGCTCTTGCCCACaatgaagaagaggagaggaagcaaGATATGCTGTCATCTGTCAGGACAGAGCTGCAGTCTAAATACCAGCAGGCTTTGACACAAAGCCCACGTGGTAGCCAGAATAAACCAGGAACTTCCCAACATAGGAGACAAGCTGGGGACACAGCTCCTGGAAATGTCCAAGAATTGGACGTCTCACCTCTGTCACCTAATGTTCAGGAGAGCAAAACAGTTGACACGCTGAAAGAAGACAGTGTGTCCAAAATATCTGCTGCTGGAACCATGAATATGGCCCAGGCTGGTGATGATGCAGAGGTCTCTCCAGACTCTGACAGGACAAAAGAGAGCGACCTAGCGGAAGCCTTGCAGAGGGTCACTCTGTCTGACCACTCAACTGGCTCGAGTGGATCCCTTAAAGACAcattcaacagacctgctactggAAACCCCTtccttggaaggcagccacagaaGAAACCACACTACATAGAAGTCCTGGAGAGGACTGAGAAGGACCCGGTTACGAGGAGACAGAAGTACAAGCCTAATCA GTTTGCCCACAACACTGATGGCTCCCCGTCAGGGTCTCTGTCACCCAACCAATCCCCTGGAGGCTTATTACCATCGCCGGTGCTCTCCGTTGAGGCCAGGAGGGAGCGAGACAGGAAGCACATTGATGACATCACTGCGGCCAGGCTCCCACTGCTCCACTACGGCCCTGCCCAGCTGCTGACACTGGAGCAGTCAGCTGACCTGCTACGCGAACAGACCAGGAAACACCAG GAGTTGCAGGCCAAGCTGGCAGCCCAGAAGCTGTCTGAGGCGCTGAGGTTCAGCACAGGGAGCTATGTTGTGGAAGGGGGCTCGCTGGGCACCTACAGGGAGGTTCATGACGACGGAGCCCAGCTCTCCTCAGAGGAAGACTAA